Part of the Mycolicibacterium mengxianglii genome is shown below.
TTTGGAATGCCCCCACCAAGGACGTCTACGACTACACCGAAGACCCGACGACCAACTGGAGCACCCCGGACGAGGTGATCGTCGGCTTCGAAAAGGGAGTGCCGGTCTCGATCGACGGCAGGCCGGTCTCGGTGCTCGAAGCGATCGTCGAACTGAACCGGCGCGCAGGTGCGCAGGGCGTGGGCCGCCTGGACGTCGTGGAGGACCGCCTCGTCGGCATCAAGAGCCGGGAGATCTACGAGGCGCCGGGTGCGATGGTGCTGATCACTGCGCACACCGAGCTCGAGCACGTCACCCTGGAGCGCGAGCTGGGCCGCTACAAGCGCGGCACCGACCAGAAGTGGGGCGAGCTGGTCTACGACGGCCTGTGGTACTCACCGCTGAAGTCCGCGCTGGAGGCGTTCGTCGCCAAAACCCAGGAGTACGTCACCGGGGAGATCCGGCTGGTGCTGCACGGTGGCCACATCGCCGTCAACGGCCGTCGCAGCCCGACCTCGCTGTACGACTTCAACCTGGCCACCTATGACGAGGGCGACACCTTCGACCAGTCCAGCGCCAAGGGCTTCGTGCACGTGCACGGCCTGTCGTCGAAGATCGCCGCCAAGCGGGACCGCAACCTGTGACCACCACCTTTTCCTCGCGAGCAGACACAAAGTCACCGGGTTTCGGGGTCACAAGTGCGAGTTCGCGTCTGCTCGCGGGGGAAAAGTGAGCACCAATGAAGGCGCGCTGTGGGGCGGTCGGTTCGCCGACGGTCCATCGGCGGCGCTGGCGGCGCTGAGCAAATCCACCCACTTCGACTGGGTGCTGGCGCCCTACGACATCACCGCCTCCAAGGCGCACGCCCGGGTGTTGTACAACGCCGGTCTGCTCACCGAAGAACAGCGTGACGGGCTGCTCGCCGGACTGGACAGTCTGGGCGCCGACGTTGCCGACGGCAGCTTCGGCCCCATCGTCACCGATGAGGATGTCCACGGCGCTCTGGAACGTGGCCTGATCGACCGGGTCGGCGCTGACCTCGGCGGTCGGCTGCGGGCCGGCCGCTCGCGCAACGACCAGGTGGCCACGCTGTTCCGGATGTGGCTGCGCGACGCCGTCCGTCGGGTCGCCGAAGGGGCGATCGATGTGGTGCAGTCGCTGGCCACCCAGGCCGCGGCCCACCCGACGGCCATCATGCCCGGCAAGACCCACCTCCAGTCCGCGCAGCCGGTGTTGCTGGCGCACCATCTGCTGGCGCACGCCCATCCACTGCTGCGCGACGTGGACCGGATCGCCGACTTCGACACGCGAACCGCGGTCTCGCCCTATGGTTCCGGCGCCCTGGCCGGCTCGTCGCTGGGCCTGGATCCGGACGCCATCGCCGCCGACCTCGGGTTCACCGCTGCGGCCGACAACTCGATCGACGCCACCGCGGCCCGCGATTTCGCGGCCGAAGCGGCATTCATCCTGGCGATGATCGCCGTCGACCTGTCCCGGCTGGCCGAAGACATCATCCTCTGGAGCTCAACAGAATTCGGCTACGTCCGGCTGCACGACTCGTGGTCGACGGGCAGTTCGATCATGCCCCAGAAGAAGAACCCCGATATCGCCGAGCTGGCCCGCGGGAAGTCCGGGCGGCTCATCGGTAACCTCGCCGGGCTGCTCGCCACGTTGAAAGCCCAACCGCTGGCGTACAACCGGGATCTGCAGGAAGACAAGGAGCCGGTGTTCGACTCCGTGGCCCAGCTGGAGCTGCTGCTGCCCGCGATGGCCGGTCTGGTCGGTACCTTGCGCTTCGACGTCGCCCGGATGGCTGAGCTGGCACCGGCCGGGTACACCCTGGCCACCGATATCGCCGAGTGGCTGGTGCGGCAAGGGGTGCCGTTCCGCGTCGCGCACGAGGCGGCCGGAGCGGCGGTGAAGACCGCCGAAGCACGCGGCGTCGGGCTCGACGAGCTCACCGACGACGAGCTCGCGGCGATCAGCCCCGACCTGACACCCGAGGTGCGTGACGTGCTCACCGTCGACGGGTCGGTGGCAGCCCGCGACGCCCGGGGCGGCACCGCACCAATCCAGGTCGCCAAACAGCTCGGCGTGGTCCGCAACACCATCGACGAGCTGCGGCTGAGGTTGCGCCGCTGAGCGCAACCGGGGCCCCCGGTGCTTGGGCCGTCAATCAGCTGTGTCGGACAACGAGAGCCAGCGGTCCTCGAGGTCGGCGTTCTCCGCTTCGAGAGCGCGCAGGCGGGCGGTGAGATCGGCCAGGCCGGCGTAATCGCTCTGATCGTGGCCGGCCATCGTGGCGTGCA
Proteins encoded:
- a CDS encoding argininosuccinate synthase, whose product is MSERVILAYSGGLDTSVAISWIGKETGREVVAVAIDLGQGGEDMEVVRQRAIDCGAVEAVVVDARDEFADEYCLPTIQSNALYMDRYPLVSAISRPLIVKHLVAAARQYGGGIVAHGCTGKGNDQVRFEVGFGSLAPDLEVLAPVRDYAWTREKAIAFAEENSIPINVTKRSPFSIDQNVWGRAVETGFLEHLWNAPTKDVYDYTEDPTTNWSTPDEVIVGFEKGVPVSIDGRPVSVLEAIVELNRRAGAQGVGRLDVVEDRLVGIKSREIYEAPGAMVLITAHTELEHVTLERELGRYKRGTDQKWGELVYDGLWYSPLKSALEAFVAKTQEYVTGEIRLVLHGGHIAVNGRRSPTSLYDFNLATYDEGDTFDQSSAKGFVHVHGLSSKIAAKRDRNL
- the argH gene encoding argininosuccinate lyase, whose amino-acid sequence is MSTNEGALWGGRFADGPSAALAALSKSTHFDWVLAPYDITASKAHARVLYNAGLLTEEQRDGLLAGLDSLGADVADGSFGPIVTDEDVHGALERGLIDRVGADLGGRLRAGRSRNDQVATLFRMWLRDAVRRVAEGAIDVVQSLATQAAAHPTAIMPGKTHLQSAQPVLLAHHLLAHAHPLLRDVDRIADFDTRTAVSPYGSGALAGSSLGLDPDAIAADLGFTAAADNSIDATAARDFAAEAAFILAMIAVDLSRLAEDIILWSSTEFGYVRLHDSWSTGSSIMPQKKNPDIAELARGKSGRLIGNLAGLLATLKAQPLAYNRDLQEDKEPVFDSVAQLELLLPAMAGLVGTLRFDVARMAELAPAGYTLATDIAEWLVRQGVPFRVAHEAAGAAVKTAEARGVGLDELTDDELAAISPDLTPEVRDVLTVDGSVAARDARGGTAPIQVAKQLGVVRNTIDELRLRLRR